From a single Apium graveolens cultivar Ventura chromosome 2, ASM990537v1, whole genome shotgun sequence genomic region:
- the LOC141708391 gene encoding coniferyl alcohol acyltransferase-like, producing MGSCEGGVAVLVKRTELVAAVLPVAESRLALSNLDLLLPPLDVGIFFCYDKGSKDVNHEMRISMLKKGLCQALVPFFPLAGEVVINNEGEPVLLCNNRGVDFVQASADIDLHDLDLYCPDDSIHANFVPIKKHGVFSIKVTDMKCGGLVIGCTFDHRVADAHSINKFLVAWADITMSNNPVNNIATLYFPGDHDMVNKYVPCFRRSLLNPRKPGHYDTAIDDMYILCKTVASNAPPLFHLQSRIYQISAYQIQLLQSLAGPKRTKFESFSALLWKLLAKAATEDKKQCKLGIVVDGRKCLTNSSFINNKLSIDNYFGNVLSVPYSEASAGELKSLPLCEIANKVHACVGSAANEEHFRGLVDWVENHRPQPGMCKVYSIVPSETEEAAVVVSSGQRFPVTQMDYGWGRPCFGSYYFPWGGSTGYVMPMPSVTNDGDWIVFMHLSPKHLDFIEKDAPHVFKPFVF from the exons ATGGGTTCTTGTGAAGGAGGAGTCGCGGTGCTAGTAAAGAGAACAGAACTTGTGGCTGCTGTGTTGCCGGTGGCAGAGAGCCGATTGGCATTGTCGAATCTGGATCTTCTGTTGCCACCTTTAGACGTCGGAATTTTCTTTTGCTATGATAAGGGCAGCAAAGATGTTAACCACGAGATGAGGATAAGCATGTTAAAGAAAGGTTTGTGTCAAGCATTGGTACCCTTCTTTCCCCTTGCTGGAGAAGTGGTTATCAATAATGAAGGAGAACCTGTTCTGCTTTGCAACAATCGCGGTGTCGATTTTGTCCAGGCTTCTGCTGATATCGACCTCCATGATCTTGATCTCTACTGTCCAGATGATTCTATTCATGCCAACTTTGTGCCTATCAAGAAACATGGTGTTTTTTCCATTAAG GTGACGGATATGAAGTGTGGTGGGTTGGTGATTGGGTGCACCTTTGATCATAGAGTAGCCGATGCACACTCAATCAACAAGTTTTTAGTTGCATGGGCAGATATAACTATGTCCAACAACCCCGTAAACAACATCGCAACATTGTACTTCCCTGGTGACCATGACATGGTAAATAAATATGTACCATGTTTCCGCCGCTCATTACTAAATCCCCGAAAGCCCGGCCACTACGACACCGCCATCGACGACATGTACATCCTCTGTAAAACTGTGGCATCTAATGCTCCCCCACTATTTCATCTCCAGAGCCGCATCTATCAGATCAGCGCATATCAAATACAGCTACTCCAGTCTCTAGCTGGCCCCAAAAGAACCAAATTTGAGTCCTTTAGTGCGTTGCTGTGGAAGTTACTTGCAAAAGCCGCAACAGAAGACAAAAAACAATGCAAATTGGGAATTGTAGTGGATGGACGCAAGTGCCTGACCAACTCTTCTTTTATAAACAACAAGTTATCTATTGATAATTACTTTGGAAACGTATTGTCAGTTCCGTATAGTGAAGCTAGTGCAGGTGAATTAAAGTCATTGCCACTTTGTGAAATCGCAAATAAAGTGCATGCATGTGTGGGGAGTGCCGCAAATGAAGAGCATTTTAGGGGATTAGTAGATTGGGTTGAGAACCACCGTCCCCAGCCAGGAATGTGCAAAGTTTACTCAATCGTCCCTAGCGAGACCGAAGAGGCCGCTGTTGTTGTCTCATCTGGCCAGCGTTTTCCGGTCACCCAAATGGACTATGGTTGGGGGCGCCCGTGTTTCGGGTCCTACTATTTTCCTTGGGGTGGCTCTACGGGATATGTTATGCCAATGCCCAGTGTAACAAATGATGGTGATTGGATTGTGTTCATGCATCTTTCTCCAAAGCACCTAGATTTCATCGAGAAAGATGCACCTCATGTCTTCAAACCATTTGTTTTCTGA